The window AGGTTGACCTGGAAGTCTGACTTCTTCCAACCGTCTTTCTCCAGAGGACGACGCAGCTCCTTGTGGGCCCAGACGAGCTGCAGCACCTGGCCCGCCGCTCGAACCTCACGATCAGAGCGCTTGCTGTACAACAAGATGTGTCAAAAACGCAAATTGCTCTATACCACAACGCAAACATGCTTCTTACGTACCCATCTTTGTTAATAAGCACAAGCCTCTCGATGCCCTGCGAGGCTCTGAGGGTCTTTGCCGCTTCCAAACTGATGCCTAGCACCTCAGCCAGCGTGCTCAAGACAGACACCACCGTCTCCTCTGACAGAGCACGTCCAGATTGGCCTCCAGGGAGATTGGCCACAAGGTGTGGCACAGCATGCAAACCTGCACAAGAAACACAGCTTAGCCTCAGAGGGATGCCTCTTGAACACTTAACAGAAACAAAGATTGATGATATTCAATCTCACCAAGAAGTTCACAGTTCCGGTTGTCGATGGCGAGGTTTCTCAAGGCTCCAGACATTGCCCTTACCACACGATCATTGCCGTGAGCCAGCAGCTCAGCCATCATGGGAAGACCCTTCTCTAGACGCACAGTGGCACGAATGTAACGACCAAACTAAAGAGAAGACAGAGGAGTTGTGAAGTAATTGTTTTTCTCAGCAAGTATCGTGAGTTTTACCAGCATAATGAGTGAACAATCAACTTGAAAGTACCAAAACCTCACACGATAATACAGTTttcctcgctacattgcggttcacacATCGCCTCCTCACTCGACcgtggtttttcaaacaataaaatgactgctgtttcgtgattgactatgacttattattagtcaacaatatgcatatttaagcaaattttacatgttttttcgcataaattaagcataaaaatggctaaattaaataaaatacaaatacagtagacgcccctacaacgtaaataatccgttccaagaacctttatgttatagggattttatgatatgcgaagcgtaaaatacatgtaaatagcctaatccgttccaagatcttcccaaactcacacctttgggccttcaaactattcaaagtccaccaaatatggtgggaaaatataacaaaacagcataaacatagtagagtaacattccattataaaataaggtaaatacggtataatggtcgatggggaacggccgtatagtctagcaacatcacttaatttcataccaccgtcatgcttctggatcatttcctgctttgtttcgatcgacaacttttcccttttgttCTTCtcccttacacttggtttagggcgcatgactacggtaattttaacacaaaggaaagtaaacaaattaagaagagatttcaatacgtgcaaactagtttaagggcgactaggatgaggaagggagctcacacacaaactcacggaCGCACTGgataaatcagccaatgagatgagagcgtcggcggtgccccgataatcagccaatgagagcatgaagcgtcagaatttgtggataacttcTGCTtcctttcgatcgacaacttttccctttttcttatcctttacacttggtttagggaccatgactacggtaattttaacacaaagaaaagtgatgaaattaagaagagatttcaatgcgcgCAAACCATTTTAAgagcgactacgatgaggaagggagctcacatacaaacatggacgcgctggataagtcagccaatgaaataagagcgtaggcggtgccctgataatcagccaatgagatgagagcgtaggtggtgccccgataatcagctaatgagagcgtgaagccagaaggcgtcaccaagtgtactctgttagtctctctgtcgcttgcacggacttgacgctttacgttatatggaattccttacgtaatacgatgcaaaaaatttacataaattctttacgttcagtggaatttacgaaaaaggaggtttacgttatgcgaggtactactgtatagtaTAAGCCATGAAGACCAACCTGggaatgtagcattctacattggtcactaggtgtcagtaattgttaggtgagaccaccaccgaagGACCAGATTTGAACAactgcttttattgtaggtttaaatgatctcacaacaggttcaataataataataataataataataataacacggatTATTGTTGTGGCTATAGCCcacaataaaccaaaaaaaaccctctactCTGAAGTACCATGTCACTTTTTGTCCGCCATCAATTCTGCTCCCCGACATGTTATAAACTATCTTCAATGGCTTTTTTCTGCGATTATAGCCAtcgtattgggtaatatgactgtaaaggtgattatatggATGTCACttaatgtctagatggcttgaataatggtttaaaaaaacgtatttagaagataaaaacaggtaaacaggtgccataactacaaaaatattcaattacaAAGAATGAACCCTACTTGCGGAAATTGACTTATTGCGGTtgagtctggaagcaattaaccgcgataagatagataggtagatactGTACTTTTATAATCCCCAATGGGGAAATTCAGGTACAATATCTCTCATAAATCACACAATAAGACATACAATATATGCAACAAagactaaaaatacaaacaataaaaaaacagagatTACTGTATTGCGAATAGTAAATGTAGAATATGTAAAAGTACTCACAGTCCATCGACCTGCACACAGGTTCTGGATGGCCCCGGCAGCAGCTTCCAGCACTGAGGGGTTCTTGCTCTCTCTGAGCAGCGATGTGTAAACTCGTACAACTTCTGGTTGGAACAGCAGCTCATAACCTGAAACAGAATATATAttataacaatatatattttaaatgtatcaaTAGTTAAGTGTATATAGACAGACCTTTGGCGGGCGTTGTCCTCTTTGGAATGTCAACTTGGTCTGCACTTCCATCATCTCCATCTTTCTTTCCTGCAGGAACAAAGAGGGAAAGACATGACAGTGGAGGAAcagcaattaaaaataataataataataataataataataataataataataataataataataacaacaataataacaataataatagatgGCTCTCAATGTTCTGTGTGGTGTCAAATGAAACCATGCATCCAGTGAAACAAGCAGAGTGGGCATGCTTTGGGGTACGTGCGGCACCACGCCAATGTCATGTGACTGCTATGAATTCAGTTCCCATTTCTCCCGTGAATAACATTCTGTGTTAGTGATGACAGATGGTACAATGACCACAGACGCACAGGAAAATCTTACCTTTTGAAAACCACTCATCTAAAAAGGACAGGAATAAAACACGAAGAGCAAAGAGGGAGGAGAGAAAGAAACAAGCAAGAGAGTGAAAAACTGCCACCAAGAAGCCCAGACACCTTGTAATTGACCACCAGGTTGCCACATACTGACCTTTGCCCTTTCGAGAGCCAAAGCAGCCACCCTTGTTCGATCCAGGTGCAGGTCCGTTGTTGAGGGGCACGGCCTCTGCATAGCGATCACAGCTGGGGACCTCACGGTGGACTTGATAGGACAGATTTCTTAAGAGGCACATGCAGTTCTCCACCAACTGTGGAAAGGACAAATCAATTGAATAAAAGTGTTTAGTCAAGCAGGACAATTAAAaagaaccaaaatcacttacgaAGAAACAGCAGTTACCTTGTTGTCCACATCTTTGCGGTTGATCTGTGACTGAACGATGTACATCAGAGAATCGACCAATCCGGTGCACTCTCTCAGCTTTCTCCGGGCCTCGCTGCGCTCTGAACTCACATTCCTGTTGCAGACAGGATAAATTTGAACATTTAATTACACGTTTGTCTAAATATGGCCCTCAATCGAGCTTTTTCTCCGCCTGTCGCGTTCGTACCTCAGGCAGCCAGCAGTGTTGGTCAAGGCGGTTTCCCACTCCAGATGGCGTGGTTTGCAGCTTTCTTCTCCTCCGTTGCTCCCGCGCTCCCAACCCGAGTGAGGCACTATCACCTCATCTGCCAGAGCATGTAAGGCGTGGTCCACAATCTCCATCTTTACTGAATCGTGGGATGACAGGTTCCAAAGTGTGCCTGGAATGACATCAATATTCTAATATTACATTCTATTACTGCCAATGCAGCAGAATAAAGATTACCCCTATACAGGAAATTGTGCTGCTTTATGGTTAGGATTTTGCAGACCAAGCCCTCTTGGGATCAGACATTTAAAAAGTTTTCAAAAGGGACCTGTGAGTAAGATTTAGTGGGCTCTGGTGTTGGCCTTGTATCTTGCACTTGAACTCATGTAGTGAACATACTTCCCCTTTGAATCACCATGAGTCATTAGTCTGGAAAGGATGATGCTAAATGTAGGGAAATACCACACATGTGGGGAAATATGCAACAATTTTTGGACAGAAAAATACAGCAAGAGTTTTTGAGAAATCGTAAAGGAGTAAATACCTGTATCACACGTTAATGTTTTAAGATTATACAACAATTAACACATAAAAGAATCTTATCCAAACAAATACCTGTCAAGCTTCCCTTATGGTTCAATAAGCACCAATCAATACCACTGCATAAATTGAATCACAATTATGCATATTGAAATgtatacattacattacatgaaagAAATATGGTGACAAGTACCAGTGATGGTGTCAGTAAGGTCCTGGTCGTGGGTTTTCCTCAGCAATCGGATGAGAGCTGGCACGCCATCGCAGTTCTTGATGGCAATCTTGTTGTCTGGGTCTCGTCCATATGAGATATTCTTTAGTGCCCCGCAGGCGGAGTGGTGCACATCTTTGCTGGGGTGATCCAGCAGCGACACTAAGGCTGGTATACCCTTCAGACGCCGCACCTCTGATTTAACCTGCATGTAATGCATATTACATTAGCACATCATCATCAAGAAAAAGAATGAACGTGAATAAAGTATGACGATCGTTTCACCTTGTCATTTTTGAATGTGAGATGCTGGAGGAAGGCAGCTGCGTTGGTTTTGACGGGATCCAAGCGGTAGTTCAACATGGCGATCACCTCCGGCAGCTCTGGTTGTCTCCATGAGGCAGGAGGACCTTTCCTCAGTGTGCTGTCTAACGAAGCCATGCTTCCCCGCTCCATGGACATGGGAACCCAGGCATATGGATCAACTCCTCCCATATCACCATCCAGAGTATCTTCGCAGCTTCTGTATGGGGTACAGGGAGATCAATGCCTTGTGTTCAGTGTGCAAATATAGCATGTACACGTGTCTGTGCTGCACTGCCTTCAATGCTTTACCTGAGTCTTCGTCTGTCGATACCACCAGGGCCAGGTCCCAGACGTGGCATGGTGCCATAACCACCGGGGTGCATGGGTGGAGGCCCCATACCGTAGTCGTCATATCCCACACTGCGCTGGTCATCTTCCAGACCGTAATGACCGTGACCGTATCGCATCTCCATTGCAGAGCCCATGGCCCTCATTCCCCTGCCCACCTGGGGCTGTGCTGCATAGGGGTCCATCTGCTGGCGGCTTGGGGCCCGGTAACCAGAATCCAGAGTTCTGTAGCCATCAACGGGCCTGTGGAAAGGCGCAATATGGCAGTGTGTGTGATTCCATTTACAGTTGCACAAAAGGCACagatgtcaaactcaaggcctgggggccagatgtggcccgccacatcattttatgtggcccacaAAAGCCGGGGATTAATATATGCCAAtcatgcacttcacctttttcctctaaatgtatttattctttcattttcacagAAAAACTGTGTCCTGTTCTTAATTTTACTAttatctgatcatgcaacaagatattccaagcattttttggttatcaaaaataaatacttcacTGTCTGCTTGACACCTTGatattctcacttcacttctcatttataatcaaatgcatggggAACTACGTAATActatcatgaggttatattcaaaTTCATATTTGTTATACTTTATATCAATATTTATATGCGATTAATGaaaacaagtttgacacccTTTCATTAAGGTTTTAATCACATCATTTTAGACTCAAATTGCTTCTACATACCTGACTTGAATGGTGGAGAATATTCCCAAGATacattaatattacaaataagaGATATGACTACTCCATCTTGTTTTGACAGAGATTTCCTTGGTAACACGAGTGCAGTTTCCATGACGTGAACACACAGTGTGGAAATGAGGATTTGGCCCACATTTCTTCACGGTGTATGTTGAAGCTTGCTTTGGTCTGAACCAGGGATAAGCAGTAATGAGCTTGCACTCACATGCGTCATGGTGACGTCATAGCATTGAAAGAAGAGGAACAATGCCATTTCCCACACtgattaaaaaatgtgattatGTTGACAGGTTATAGAGGGGCATAATCAAAAAAGCATTCTAGGGCAGGGGTTTTCAAAttgtggcacagtgagcctctGCTTCGATAACAATACAGCTGGGGTCTCTCCTACTCCCCAAAAACTGATTTTATGGGgcatattttgtgtgtgtggtttttttttttgctgttatcCCCAATTTTATTCCCTCACTGTAGAAAGTAAAAATCCATGTTTTTTGACATAGCTGaagcaggcagagtaggtttaaaaaaatattttccttttTCCCCAAGCTGCTCTCTCTCGTACCTGTAACGATCATCCATGTGTGAGCCCCGGCTCAGGCTTGTGTACGCCTCCGATGGTGGTCCTCCCCTGTAGTCATCGTAACCCCCTACAGGGCCGTAGTGGTAGTTTCTGGGCACCGTGGCAGTGGGGTAGTCCCCTCCTCCCATGTGCCTGTATGGACGGTCCAGTGTGGCGCTGTAGCCACCCATACCGGACATCGACATGCCGCCGTCGATGGACATGGAGTCTGTCGGCAGGACTATGCGTGAGAGTGGCTTCTTCAGCTGTGAAAAGAGATTTAGTAAATGCTTTAGCTGTCTGGATTTAatttgaatatacagtacatgcagccACACCACAACATTTGAACAactgttttctccgggttccaTGATCTTTATTTATATCTTGAGAATGGCACTCATGACCCACCCCATTGTCTGGCCGCCGTGTGGTTCCTTCTTCAGAGAAAACAGAGTGTGCTTCATGAGAGTCATCCTCTGGGGTGTAGCTCTCATCTAGAGTGCTGTGTGCTGGGTCCACCATCCTGTACTGTAGCAGACCCCCCAtacataaatgtaaatattcactAACTAAATGctaaacatttcaaattcctCTTAAAAACATGTACCTGTGTGCCGTTTATGTAGGAGTCTGTCAATTTCAGGCGTTCTATGTCTGCATCCCCTACACGGCCGTTCTGGAATGTGACAGAGAGACGAGAATATCAACAGCATATTTACTGAGACAGCATTAAATGTGAGGTTATGGCATTGTTACCCCAGTCTAGTCTCCTATCAAacatcaacaataataataggctCCTTCACTCATGCCTGTGCGTTTATGGTCTGTGAATCACTACAAGACATTTGGGAGGACATTTTGGAATGCAGCCGTGCATCCTTACACCCTAGTTCCTCCTCTGCCTCCCTTAAAATCGGTTACATAATCAATGTCTGTCACCCTGTATAGACTTTACCGACCCTGAGCAACACAACAGCCTCAGTTACTGTATAAGCATGCAGTTGACGTATCTGCAAGCCTCTTCTGTGGAAACAGTTGCACTTTAATAATAGCAAGGgggtattttttctttcaaaacGGGAAGTGGAGGGCAGATTTCCCTCTAAGCTAATCCTTCCCATAACAACTTCATCAACTCTGAATTTAGAGAAGTATTCGAAAGCATGGCATGGTTGTTATTCTcaatggaaataaaatacatacttgAGCTACGCTAATCACGCCTGTCCAAGGTTCCTCACAGTCAAAACAGTCTAATGAACGTCAAGTGAGCCTAAAAGGAAGAAAAATATTTACAGATGGAATGTAAAACGTCTCCACTGCCAAGAGATGCCTGAACTGTCTGTAGCGATACAGCCTGACCCCAAAGGCACAATGACACCAGATTACCGAAACAATAGATCAACACTCTCTGGTAATCAAGGGGCTACAGGCAAATACTAAATCAACGGCAGAAACTAAGATGTCCATAGTACCTTCAAACAGCTAAGCATATACTCAGTCTGCGTTTTAGTTTTAGCCCCCCCGACATGAGCTGTAAGACGGGAGCTAAAGcatgaaataaaatactaaCTACCAAGTTGCAGAGCTTGATGTCCatcaatatataacataaactCACATGCATGCATCtttcaacaaaacacacaatggTTGAATTAAAGACAAAACGCATGCGACAGCCATGACAGATGGCTGCATTCCAAAGCGTGCTGGAACAGGAAGGGAAAATAACTGAGATTCCACATCACGGGTTGACAAGGTGCACATCCGCTGAGTGGCAGCGAAGACATGCTGAAAGCATGCGATGACGGTGGTGATGATGATTGTGACAACCTCAGGCGTGCTCACGTTAGATGTGCAGTAAGTTTACAGACAGATGGGCATGCAATGAGATGCAGTGTAAATGCAGACTGACAAACACATATGGAGCGCTGGCGGAGAGGAGGCAGGACGGAGATGGGAGCAGGTTTACTGATGACTGAAAGGTGATGATCCAGATATTTCAATGAGAGTATCAGCCATGTAATGGCGCAGAGTCCACAAAAGGCTCCGGACTTTTTCAATTTTGCTGCCGTTACCTGTGTGTGAGGGAGGGGGCGACCCAGCGCTGAAGGGCTGGTGGCGGGGAGGCCCactctcctcctctcctcttccAACGCCCGAGTCAGCTGTTCAAACTGCATCTCCTGCTCCCTGACCGACTCCAGCAGAGCTGCTGCGCTCTCACACTGCTCCATACACACTACACGGCCCCCAGGTGGAAAGAGGGGGGGAGGCGTTAAACATTACACATAAAATCTGAAAGATCCAGATTTTAAGGTTCCAAAATGATGTAAGACTTATTTCTGTCTTACTCTTTgggaataaacaaaaacaacaacaacaaaaaagcaaccCACGACAGAGGACACCTTAAaaagtataataaaaataaataagacacaaacaTAACTTAATTAGTATTTATAGACACCCTTCTATTGACACAGAACACATGCATGGGGGGAGCTCTGACATGATATCAAACAACGTTGTttggggccaacatgctattGTTGCAACTTCAAACACcattgaaaaatacaaaaactttagatagatactgtatattaagcTGCTTATTTTATGCACAGTTATCTGCAATTTCAGAGCGCAATGGCTGAATTAAATTATAACAACCAGCGTGTCACCGATTTCCAGGGCTGTCCCGATGCaacattttcacttccaatacAATACAGATGTTGCAACCTTGACTAATCGGCCAATACCGATGTCGATCCGATATCAACACAAGTCATACATACTTTGACTTATCTTggagtgtggaatgttagaaaagactTGATGAAGCGATACTACTCAAGCAGAGAACAATAGTCTGCAACAGTGGGAATGAGAAAACCTCTCCCATTTACTTCTCGATCCATGctgggtatagttttatccccaatgtagtggcagctaggcataattTCGCGAGCttcgaggtgctcaatgaagcatttgaacctgacattactcaccactgacAGGGGTTTCACTCTTTTCTGtgatagctaatgactttttgccatccTGTGGGAGTTTCCCAAGTGATGTCGCTTCAATGCacgatgaggttggtcgtattaaacttccccagttctggtccaccacaggaaacttgtgcatgacaaggtTTGCACTCAGCAACGTCTTTACTGCCACATACctgacatcactcctgctccttgctactttgttataACGCCAGTGCTAacaaacactgttgttgtgatcacatgggctctatccAGTCGCTGATGAATAGACGTGCTGGGGCGGGGTCTGGAATCGATGGTGCCAATATCGCAGATTTGGAGATATAATCAGATCGTGTTGTTTTTGCTGATATTCAATATAAATATCGGTCGACACATCCCTACCAATTTCTAGCTCAACATATTCCATTGAAATAGTTTGTCCTATTTACAGTATAGCGGTGCGGATGTAAAAATGGTACACGGAGGTCCATTTCCAATCAAAGAGTTGAAGCTCCTCATGCAGTAACACAGAAATACACACCTGTGGGCGTGGTTTGATAGAAGTGGTGAGATATCGTGCCAAGGTCAGAGGTCAAGCTTTAGTTGTTCATTGGTAGAAGGTCAATGAAGCACCAAGCCCAGAAAGAGGAGGATGGACAAGGCGAGAAGAACTGCTCacagagagagaaaaacaaagaagTGTTTCAGCGAAGGATCGGCTGTTTGAAAAACAGCAACGTAGTAAGAGCACCAGTCTAGTGTGTCAGAGAGGGGTGTATTTGCTCTCAAGGTGACCAGCCTAATGCCCAACAATCCTTCTACCTAGCTCTGTTATCTTGGCTGAGCTCTCAAAGACAGACACTTTGTTATAACAGACCAACAAGTGGAGGCTCAGATCCTGTTATCAGCGAGTGGATACACCCTCAGGAGCTTGGTCAGCTGGCCTCCACGAGGTGAATAAACTCAGCCATAGCTCAGCAAACACCTGCATGACCGGTTTGACAAGGTAGCAAGAAAGGAAGGAGGGTGGGGGTTGAGTCTTTTCAATGGGTCTCTGTCTCGCCGGCATGCACAGAGACACATGGGTACTGTAGGGCCTCAACAATTTGGGCAACAAACGGAGGCTTCAACTTACAGCATGCAGGTGTCTACTGAGTGCAGATGGAATGTAAAAAGGTTCAAATGCAACACTGAGTATcaaaggtcccatattacaaaattttaaaatcactctcagaggtcccacaatagtgtattggaagtgtgatgacagtaggcatgggccggtttcAAAGTATACCACAGcatgaaaaagtcacactttCAAAACCACTCAAATTTTCCGTCATACCGTTCCTgcagtatgagagaaagtggggACCCAGCACGGCCACGACATGAAAATacttatgtattatgtattatgttatGTACCGCGATCGACATTCACTCacatcgagggtcaccaaatatGAGGATGTGATTAAAGACAAGACAGGGGTTGAGGATACGTGAAATAAACGGTTTACCTTCAACTGAttaacaagcaacaaccacttagcaACGGCTCAGTTGCTGTAACAATTACATGACCCGGAACGGAAGTGAAATTTGGTGGACAGCTGGCCAATGTTGTGGGTCACCACACAAGCAAATTAATCAAAACATACCAAATACACTATCCAACAACTCCACAACACTGACAAGTGGACAAGTTGTGACCGCACAGTCACCACGATatgaaaaaacataacattataacttttttttttttttaaagatattgatgttgtgaccttcttgagccacttagtgattgcattttgctttgttttttttgtttttttactgagaAAATATTtagtgttgtgacttgagttgcaggattagccacattcattatttcaaaataagttttttttgctgttcattataaaacacacattttccacttccatcatgttctattatatcattttctcttcttttcaataaagatatttcaaaataacacattttagagctgtaattatagtacaatatataattattaaatattatatgtatatgcaACCAAAttagttgcattattttttatgctttaaagaGCCATTTTCATCACCAAAttcacatttgtaaaaaaagcttatttaaaaataaaacaaaaaaaagggatcggtaccttggtctcaaaaaatgttaatatcgcttagcgtcaatttgtgggacaataaacatttctaaAACGCACCTGCATCGTTTTGTGActcttaaataaaacaatttgtccagtgatattttttttcattgtacttttcttaaaattaaatgttaaaatcttgtcccgTCTCATTCTCccagacccaatcttgtgtatcctCTCGTCTAGTGACATCGACAAATCAGCATCATTGGCTGACAACAAAGATAACTaaagtgcgtgcgtgtgtgtgtgtgtgtgtgtgtgtgctacgtGGGGGCGTGTTTTACGTGCTCGGAGCAGAAACGGGGCAGG of the Dunckerocampus dactyliophorus isolate RoL2022-P2 chromosome 11, RoL_Ddac_1.1, whole genome shotgun sequence genome contains:
- the LOC129189459 gene encoding catenin delta-1-like isoform X6; amino-acid sequence: MEQCESAAALLESVREQEMQFEQLTRALEEERRRVGLPATSPSALGRPLPHTQNGRVGDADIERLKLTDSYINGTQYRMVDPAHSTLDESYTPEDDSHEAHSVFSEEGTTRRPDNGLKKPLSRIVLPTDSMSIDGGMSMSGMGGYSATLDRPYRHMGGGDYPTATVPRNYHYGPVGGYDDYRGGPPSEAYTSLSRGSHMDDRYRPVDGYRTLDSGYRAPSRQQMDPYAAQPQVGRGMRAMGSAMEMRYGHGHYGLEDDQRSVGYDDYGMGPPPMHPGGYGTMPRLGPGPGGIDRRRLRSCEDTLDGDMGGVDPYAWVPMSMERGSMASLDSTLRKGPPASWRQPELPEVIAMLNYRLDPVKTNAAAFLQHLTFKNDKVKSEVRRLKGIPALVSLLDHPSKDVHHSACGALKNISYGRDPDNKIAIKNCDGVPALIRLLRKTHDQDLTDTITGTLWNLSSHDSVKMEIVDHALHALADEVIVPHSGWERGSNGGEESCKPRHLEWETALTNTAGCLRNVSSERSEARRKLRECTGLVDSLMYIVQSQINRKDVDNKLVENCMCLLRNLSYQVHREVPSCDRYAEAVPLNNGPAPGSNKGGCFGSRKGKDEWFSKGKKDGDDGSADQVDIPKRTTPAKGYELLFQPEVVRVYTSLLRESKNPSVLEAAAGAIQNLCAGRWTFGRYIRATVRLEKGLPMMAELLAHGNDRVVRAMSGALRNLAIDNRNCELLGLHAVPHLVANLPGGQSGRALSEETVVSVLSTLAEVLGISLEAAKTLRASQGIERLVLINKDGKRSDREVRAAGQVLQLVWAHKELRRPLEKDGWKKSDFQVNLNFNTANGPSTRANGTYGETTTPLLDREKLIVCITQTGPSLPGY
- the LOC129189459 gene encoding catenin delta-1-like isoform X2, giving the protein MEQCESAAALLESVREQEMQFEQLTRALEEERRRVGLPATSPSALGRPLPHTQNGRVGDADIERLKLTDSYINGTQYRMVDPAHSTLDESYTPEDDSHEAHSVFSEEGTTRRPDNGLKKPLSRIVLPTDSMSIDGGMSMSGMGGYSATLDRPYRHMGGGDYPTATVPRNYHYGPVGGYDDYRGGPPSEAYTSLSRGSHMDDRYRPVDGYRTLDSGYRAPSRQQMDPYAAQPQVGRGMRAMGSAMEMRYGHGHYGLEDDQRSVGYDDYGMGPPPMHPGGYGTMPRLGPGPGGIDRRRLRSCEDTLDGDMGGVDPYAWVPMSMERGSMASLDSTLRKGPPASWRQPELPEVIAMLNYRLDPVKTNAAAFLQHLTFKNDKVKSEVRRLKGIPALVSLLDHPSKDVHHSACGALKNISYGRDPDNKIAIKNCDGVPALIRLLRKTHDQDLTDTITGTLWNLSSHDSVKMEIVDHALHALADEVIVPHSGWERGSNGGEESCKPRHLEWETALTNTAGCLRNVSSERSEARRKLRECTGLVDSLMYIVQSQINRKDVDNKLVENCMCLLRNLSYQVHREVPSCDRYAEAVPLNNGPAPGSNKGGCFGSRKGKGKKDGDDGSADQVDIPKRTTPAKGYELLFQPEVVRVYTSLLRESKNPSVLEAAAGAIQNLCAGRWTFGRYIRATVRLEKGLPMMAELLAHGNDRVVRAMSGALRNLAIDNRNCELLGLHAVPHLVANLPGGQSGRALSEETVVSVLSTLAEVLGISLEAAKTLRASQGIERLVLINKDGKRSDREVRAAGQVLQLVWAHKELRRPLEKDGWKKSDFQVNLNFNTANGPSTRANGTYGETTTPLLDRGEKRNMIPLNDLGSEAYSTLDQRERRHTLDDTTDTLPRGVYGGRKGSLPLLDSYDEKLIVCITQTGPSLPGY
- the LOC129189459 gene encoding catenin delta-1-like isoform X1; amino-acid sequence: MEQCESAAALLESVREQEMQFEQLTRALEEERRRVGLPATSPSALGRPLPHTQNGRVGDADIERLKLTDSYINGTQYRMVDPAHSTLDESYTPEDDSHEAHSVFSEEGTTRRPDNGLKKPLSRIVLPTDSMSIDGGMSMSGMGGYSATLDRPYRHMGGGDYPTATVPRNYHYGPVGGYDDYRGGPPSEAYTSLSRGSHMDDRYRPVDGYRTLDSGYRAPSRQQMDPYAAQPQVGRGMRAMGSAMEMRYGHGHYGLEDDQRSVGYDDYGMGPPPMHPGGYGTMPRLGPGPGGIDRRRLRSCEDTLDGDMGGVDPYAWVPMSMERGSMASLDSTLRKGPPASWRQPELPEVIAMLNYRLDPVKTNAAAFLQHLTFKNDKVKSEVRRLKGIPALVSLLDHPSKDVHHSACGALKNISYGRDPDNKIAIKNCDGVPALIRLLRKTHDQDLTDTITGTLWNLSSHDSVKMEIVDHALHALADEVIVPHSGWERGSNGGEESCKPRHLEWETALTNTAGCLRNVSSERSEARRKLRECTGLVDSLMYIVQSQINRKDVDNKLVENCMCLLRNLSYQVHREVPSCDRYAEAVPLNNGPAPGSNKGGCFGSRKGKDEWFSKGKKDGDDGSADQVDIPKRTTPAKGYELLFQPEVVRVYTSLLRESKNPSVLEAAAGAIQNLCAGRWTFGRYIRATVRLEKGLPMMAELLAHGNDRVVRAMSGALRNLAIDNRNCELLGLHAVPHLVANLPGGQSGRALSEETVVSVLSTLAEVLGISLEAAKTLRASQGIERLVLINKDGKRSDREVRAAGQVLQLVWAHKELRRPLEKDGWKKSDFQVNLNFNTANGPSTRANGTYGETTTPLLDRGEKRNMIPLNDLGSEAYSTLDQRERRHTLDDTTDTLPRGVYGGRKGSLPLLDSYDEKLIVCITQTGPSLPGY